From a single Aricia agestis chromosome 17, ilAriAges1.1, whole genome shotgun sequence genomic region:
- the LOC121735618 gene encoding 60S ribosomal protein L11: protein MARVPPPPAAIKKDKKEKKAPKDNSKNVMRNLHIRKLCLNICVGESGDRLTRAAKVLEQLTGQQPVFSKARYTVRSFGIRRNEKIAVHCTVRGAKAEEILERGLKVREYELRRDNFSATGNFGFGIQEHIDLGIKYDPSIGIYGLDFYVVLGRPGFNVAHRRRKTGKVGFPHRLTKEDAMKWFQQKYDGIILNSKK, encoded by the exons ATGGCG cgtGTACCACCACCACCGGCCGCGATTAAAAAGGATAAAAAGGAGAAGAAAGCTCCTAAAGATAACTCCAAAAATGTTATGAGAAATTTGCACATCAGAAAGTTGTGCTTGAACATCTGTGTTGGTGAATCTGGTGATAGATTGACTCGTGCTGCTAAG GTGTTGGAACAGCTGACTGGTCAACAGCCGGTCTTCTCCAAGGCGCGATACACTGTCAGGTCTTTTGGTATCCGTCGTAATGAAAAGATTGCTGTCCACTGCACTGTCCGCGGGGCAAAGGCAGAGGAGATCCTCGAAAGGGGATTGAAA GTCAGAGAATATGAGTTGAGACGAGACAACTTCTCGGCCACAGGAAACTTTGGCTTCGGTATTCAAGAACACATTGACTTGGGTATCAAATATGACCCGTCTATCGGTATCTACGGTCTTGACTTCTACGTAGTATTGGGACGCCCAG gTTTCAATGTCGCACACAGAAGGCGTAAGACTGGCAAGGTTGGTTTCCCTCACCGCCTGACAAAAGAGGATGCCATGAAGTGGTTCCAACAGAAATACGATGGTATCATCCTTAACAGCAAAAagtaa
- the LOC121735674 gene encoding uncharacterized protein LOC121735674: MDSNYVRADNSNLPKIDPFMVELFFKNNAVYYASEVRNIKTVVSARESYGDDAVGYVQLYRDNGICTVKCKMCPEHKVRTKAYNVTLVVNENDGVIISCECHDCAASAGGCKHAVAFLMWVHSRSEEPACTSVECYWKKPVLSRVGTTLKFITIEQMTKTPVPHRPSTSALYEDFISEAKKRKINKCELLKFQDDFVHSDIMKYSLST; the protein is encoded by the exons atgGACTCCAATTACGTGCGAGCAGATAACAGCAACCTACCTAAGATCGATCCATTCATGGTAgaactattttttaaaaacaatgcAGTTTATTATGCTTCTGAAgtaagaaatataaaaacagTAGT GTCTGCAAGAGAGTCGTACGGTGATGATGCCGTTGGCTACGTTCAACTGTACCGTGACAATGGGATTTGTACAGTAAAATGCAAAATGTGCCCGGAACATAAAGTGCGCACCAAAGCTTACAATGTTACCCTGGTCGTAAATGAAAATGACGGTGTGATAATAAGCTGTGAGTGCCATGACTGTGCGGCTTCAGCTGGCGGATGTAAACACGCGGTAGCCTTTTTGATGTGGGTCCATAGTCGCAGCGAGGAACCAGCATGTACATCGGTCGAGTGTTACTGGAAGAAGCCTGTTCTGTCTAGAGTAGGAACCACTTTAAAGTTCATCACTATAGAACAAATGACCAAGACCCCTGTTCCACACAGACCTAGCACATCAGCACTATACGAAGATTTTATTTCAGAAGCCAAAAAGAGAAAAATTAACAAGTGTGAATTGCTAAAATTTCAAGATGATTTTGTGCATAGTGACATTATGAAATACTCATTAAGTACATAG
- the LOC121735675 gene encoding uncharacterized protein LOC121735675 — MCEDHFDIEKDTTNYLKYKMGFSQKIFLTDEAVPTKFHCQEDRKRRLSPQAGPSRDTSLKRQRKSLVAECLESQSTTETDVESMNQQHDSIIVQDTVMLEEIPKTLDKETSTETVVTVEKSVQVTTKVTKHFRSKAVQVRSQNKSISTSPSKVCTTSSFTSPLKIEPCRLHPSHSGAVNAVKKKIVLEDERSDSEISCLESGHLSPFVLTSTSSSSKVTDSESFATETEDMEKMQCLKNTMRLIENKPTMYIGISKDCYFLIQLIHKHTNIKIEHILLCLKKIRLNSTFSELEDNFGISLSYASKIFLSNIPILSSVLNKFIVALDKKNIKKNLPIAFRHNYYNVSCIIDCLEIDIQKPSKALYQALTWSDYKKGNTVKYLISCTPNGLVNYVSQGFGGRTSDVTIVENCSFINGLEPGTYILADRGFKHLEPLLHAKGIKLLRPPSVSAGAKLTKSEVRQTKIIASLRIHIERVIRRLREFHMLKQHSVINTNMRRFLDHIIIIACALINLQDSLIK; from the exons atgtGTGAAGATCACTTTgat ATAGAAAAAGATACAACAAACTACTTGAAATACAAAATGGGCTTCAGTCAGAAGATATTTTTGACAGATGAGGCTGTACCGACAAAATTTCATTGTCAAGAGGATCGCAAGAGACGACTGTCCCCTCAAGCTGGACCTTCTCGAGATACGTCCCTTAAAAGGCAAAGAAAAAGTCTTGTTGCGGAATGTTTGGAAAGTCAAAGCACTACTGAAACGGATGTTGAAAGTATGAATCAACAACATGACAGTATTATAGTACAAGATACTGTTATGCTGGAAG AAATACCAAAAACTCTAGACAAAGAAACTTCTACTGAAACTGTAGTAACCGTTGAAAAATCTGTTCAAGTAACAACTAAAGTGACTAAACATTTTAGGAGCAAAGCTGTGCAAGTACGGtcacaaaataaaagtatttctaCCTCACCGTCCAAAGTGTGTACAACATCCAGTTTCACTTCACCCTTGAAAATTGAACCATGTCGTCTTCATCCATCACACTCAGGAGCTGTTAACGCAGTGAAGAAAAAGATTGTCCTTGAAGATGAAAGATCAGACAGTGAAATATCTTGTTTGGAAAGTGGCCATTTGTCTCCTTTTGTACTTACatctacatcatcatcatcaaaagtGACTGACTCTGAGAGTTTTGCCACCGAGACTGAAGATATGGAAAAAATGCAgtgccttaaaaatactatgCGTTTGATTGAAAACAAACCTACAATGTATATTGGTATTTCCAAAGACTGTTATTTTTTGATTCAGTTAATTCATAAGCAcactaatataaaaattgaacaTATTTTACTTTGTTTAAAGAAAATTAGACTAAATAGCACATTTTCAGAATTAGAAGATAATTTTGGAATATCTCTATCATAtgcaagtaaaatatttttgtctaatATCCCAATATTAAGTAGTGTATTAAACAAATTTATTGTTGCTTtagacaaaaaaaacataaaaaagaatCTCCCAATTGCATTCAGGCACAATTATTACAATGTCAGTTGTATCATTGATTGTCTGGAAATCGATATACAGAAACCCTCCAAGGCTTTATATCAGGCATTAACATGGTCAGACTACAAAAAAGGGAATACTGTGAAGTATTTAATTTCATGTACACCTAATGGTTTAGTCAATTATGTATCACAAGGGTTCGGTGGCAGAACCAGTGATGTCACCATAGTAGAAAACTGTAGCTTTATAAATGGGTTAGAGCCAGGAACTTACATCTTGGCTGACAGAGGCTTTAAGCACCTTGAACCTTTACTTCATGCAAAaggaattaaattattaagacCACCTAGTGTAAGTGCTGGTGCAAAATTGACTAAATCTGAAGTTCGACAAACTAAAATCATTGCAAGCTTACGAATTCATATTGAAAGAGTCATAAGACGATTAAGGGAATTTCACATGTTAAAGCAACATTCAGTTATAAATACAAATATGCGTCGTTTCCttgaccatattattattattgcttgtgCACTAATTAATTTGCAGGATTCTCTAATTAAATAA
- the LOC121735412 gene encoding dynein regulatory complex protein 1 isoform X2 encodes MSLVLPKDEFGEDVLAPKEPQIASQDPNERKAARALRIKRRQEALKRAEQPLEDAIKDEEPGLIEQATTAAAQEIQRLALDGAAKVTNVKVTTDEREVLRRVLFTDKMKDSLNKIEEEANDAQIQYEAITANWNTMLSIKDPLEIDAEMKEQKRKCDELLAQKNSLLNDLKSDLKQMDRTYYKDLEIQDNDIKELSDRIEKQITIMQKAYAKQLSLIEQAINIEREAMINLNNKRWEALYKQRDREEVAHMEYKYEKLEEHKQEMEVIMWEHHAKYREAKIELETLIQELQKELEKLKATCLINTEKIGYNYQVLKKREEENVFVRSQQKRKLNKMSDIANALRAKIRKAAEDGALEEIKADTEIVKLMQTMEDIEKKARHFAQVNNYKFLQVWRMSSDRCTELARCVRDAEVCMHEHVLAQAPPPPHAKPPRNPFTKYEMERKIVDFTDQKGANSTYILEEGKDKLVRHILQLVADNTGFLVEDRLLKLIEKYQPTSRNLCTLDSIFMALEIQAQEDVDLLCTVFLNYAFCPRCATIDDSSDMEQSTSGEKFATMHTRISAARSSMSASTSRSAHVGFR; translated from the exons ATGAGCTTGGTATTACCCAAAGATGAATTTGGCGAAGATGTTCTTGCTCCGAAGGAACCTCAGATTGCTTCTCAAGATCCTAATGAAAGGAAAGCTGCAAGAGCACTTCGAATTAAACGAAGGCAGGAAGCACTTAAAAG AGCCGAACAACCCCTAGAAGATGCTATTAAGGATGAGGAGCCAGGTCTCATCGAGCAGGCCACCACCGCAGCCGCTCAGGAGATACAACGGCTGGCGCTGGACGGAGCTGCTAAAGTCACCAACGTCAAGGTCACCACTGACGAACGAGAGGTGCTACGACGGGTGTTGTTCACTGATAAAATGAAGG ATTCcctaaataaaattgaagaggAAGCAAATGATGCTCAAATACAGTATGAAGCGATAACAGCCAACTGGAATACCATGTTGTCTATAAAAGATCCATTGGAAATTGATGCCGAAATGAAAGAGCAAAAGCGAAAATGTGACGAACTCTTGGCGCAAAAGAATAGTTTGCTTAACGATTTAAAAAGCGATTTAAAACAAATGGATCGAACTTATTACAAAGATTTAGAAATTCAG GACAACGACATTAAAGAACTTTCGGACAGGATCGAAAAACAAATCACTATAATGCAAAAAGCTTATGCCAAGCAGTTGAGTCTTATAGAACAAGCTATAAATATCGAGCGAGAGGCAATGATAAATCTTAACAACAAGAGATGGGAGGCCCTGTATAAGCAACGGGATAGAGAAGAGGTGGCTCATATGGAATATAAATATGAAAAG CTCGAAGAACACAAACAAGAAATGGAAGTTATAATGTGGGAGCATCACGCCAAGTATAGGGAAGCTAAAATAGAACTGGAAACACTCATACAGGAATTACAAAAGGAATTGGAGAAATTAAAAGCTACTTGCCTTATTAATACGGAGAAAATTGGATACAATTACCAA GTGCTCAAAAAAAGGGAAGAGGAGAATGTTTTCGTTAGGTCCCAACAGAAACGCAAATTAAACAAAATGTCGGATATTGCGAATGCCCTCCGCGCCAAAATACGAAAGGCGGCAGAAGATGGTGCTCTAGAGGAAATCAAAGCGGATACGGAGATCGTGAAACTGATGCAGACTATGGAAGACATCGAGAAGAAGGCCCGTCACTTCGCTCAAGTTAACAACTATAAATTCTTACAG GTATGGCGCATGTCTTCAGACCGCTGCACGGAGCTGGCGCGGTGCGTGCGCGACGCCGAGGTGTGCATGCACGAGCACGTACTCGCGCaggccccgcccccgccgcacGCTAAGCCACCCCGCAACCCTTTTACTAAATATG AGATGGAGCGCAAAATAGTGGATTTTACCGACCAAAAGGGTGCTAATTCGACCTATATTTTAGAAGAAGGAAAAGACAAATTG GTTCGTCATATTTTACAACTAGTCGCTGACAACACGGGGTTCTTGGTCGAAGATCGTCTGCTGAAATTGATAGAAAAGTATCAACCTACATCAAGAAATCTTTGTACACTGGATTCCATTTTTATG GCTCTAGAAATTCAAGCGCAAGAGGATGTAGATCTGTTGTGTACAGTATTTTTAAACTATGCTTTCTGTCCGCGATGTGCGACCATCGATGACTCCTCTGATATGGAACAGTCAACTTCAG GTGAGAAGTTTGCAACAATGCATACGCGTATTAGCGCTGCAAGAAGTAGTATGTCCGCCAGTACATCTAGATCAGCACATGTTGGCTTCAG ATGA
- the LOC121735412 gene encoding dynein regulatory complex protein 1 isoform X1: MSLVLPKDEFGEDVLAPKEPQIASQDPNERKAARALRIKRRQEALKRAEQPLEDAIKDEEPGLIEQATTAAAQEIQRLALDGAAKVTNVKVTTDEREVLRRVLFTDKMKDSLNKIEEEANDAQIQYEAITANWNTMLSIKDPLEIDAEMKEQKRKCDELLAQKNSLLNDLKSDLKQMDRTYYKDLEIQDNDIKELSDRIEKQITIMQKAYAKQLSLIEQAINIEREAMINLNNKRWEALYKQRDREEVAHMEYKYEKLEEHKQEMEVIMWEHHAKYREAKIELETLIQELQKELEKLKATCLINTEKIGYNYQVLKKREEENVFVRSQQKRKLNKMSDIANALRAKIRKAAEDGALEEIKADTEIVKLMQTMEDIEKKARHFAQVNNYKFLQVWRMSSDRCTELARCVRDAEVCMHEHVLAQAPPPPHAKPPRNPFTKYEMERKIVDFTDQKGANSTYILEEGKDKLVRHILQLVADNTGFLVEDRLLKLIEKYQPTSRNLCTLDSIFMALEIQAQEDVDLLCTVFLNYAFCPRCATIDDSSDMEQSTSGEKFATMHTRISAARSSMSASTSRSAHVGFRNMELTESDEALVTEAEEIIQKYGEPKFGMATEVSSTEGSSSKRAAGRVTVTVNEPTVAEDAPLPREQFLCPMGHNLEIEPMQVLTALNEFMSVFVPPEKKKLYAIM; this comes from the exons ATGAGCTTGGTATTACCCAAAGATGAATTTGGCGAAGATGTTCTTGCTCCGAAGGAACCTCAGATTGCTTCTCAAGATCCTAATGAAAGGAAAGCTGCAAGAGCACTTCGAATTAAACGAAGGCAGGAAGCACTTAAAAG AGCCGAACAACCCCTAGAAGATGCTATTAAGGATGAGGAGCCAGGTCTCATCGAGCAGGCCACCACCGCAGCCGCTCAGGAGATACAACGGCTGGCGCTGGACGGAGCTGCTAAAGTCACCAACGTCAAGGTCACCACTGACGAACGAGAGGTGCTACGACGGGTGTTGTTCACTGATAAAATGAAGG ATTCcctaaataaaattgaagaggAAGCAAATGATGCTCAAATACAGTATGAAGCGATAACAGCCAACTGGAATACCATGTTGTCTATAAAAGATCCATTGGAAATTGATGCCGAAATGAAAGAGCAAAAGCGAAAATGTGACGAACTCTTGGCGCAAAAGAATAGTTTGCTTAACGATTTAAAAAGCGATTTAAAACAAATGGATCGAACTTATTACAAAGATTTAGAAATTCAG GACAACGACATTAAAGAACTTTCGGACAGGATCGAAAAACAAATCACTATAATGCAAAAAGCTTATGCCAAGCAGTTGAGTCTTATAGAACAAGCTATAAATATCGAGCGAGAGGCAATGATAAATCTTAACAACAAGAGATGGGAGGCCCTGTATAAGCAACGGGATAGAGAAGAGGTGGCTCATATGGAATATAAATATGAAAAG CTCGAAGAACACAAACAAGAAATGGAAGTTATAATGTGGGAGCATCACGCCAAGTATAGGGAAGCTAAAATAGAACTGGAAACACTCATACAGGAATTACAAAAGGAATTGGAGAAATTAAAAGCTACTTGCCTTATTAATACGGAGAAAATTGGATACAATTACCAA GTGCTCAAAAAAAGGGAAGAGGAGAATGTTTTCGTTAGGTCCCAACAGAAACGCAAATTAAACAAAATGTCGGATATTGCGAATGCCCTCCGCGCCAAAATACGAAAGGCGGCAGAAGATGGTGCTCTAGAGGAAATCAAAGCGGATACGGAGATCGTGAAACTGATGCAGACTATGGAAGACATCGAGAAGAAGGCCCGTCACTTCGCTCAAGTTAACAACTATAAATTCTTACAG GTATGGCGCATGTCTTCAGACCGCTGCACGGAGCTGGCGCGGTGCGTGCGCGACGCCGAGGTGTGCATGCACGAGCACGTACTCGCGCaggccccgcccccgccgcacGCTAAGCCACCCCGCAACCCTTTTACTAAATATG AGATGGAGCGCAAAATAGTGGATTTTACCGACCAAAAGGGTGCTAATTCGACCTATATTTTAGAAGAAGGAAAAGACAAATTG GTTCGTCATATTTTACAACTAGTCGCTGACAACACGGGGTTCTTGGTCGAAGATCGTCTGCTGAAATTGATAGAAAAGTATCAACCTACATCAAGAAATCTTTGTACACTGGATTCCATTTTTATG GCTCTAGAAATTCAAGCGCAAGAGGATGTAGATCTGTTGTGTACAGTATTTTTAAACTATGCTTTCTGTCCGCGATGTGCGACCATCGATGACTCCTCTGATATGGAACAGTCAACTTCAG GTGAGAAGTTTGCAACAATGCATACGCGTATTAGCGCTGCAAGAAGTAGTATGTCCGCCAGTACATCTAGATCAGCACATGTTGGCTTCAG gAATATGGAACTAACGGAATCAGATGAAGCTCTCGTCACTGAAGCTGAAGAAATCATACAGAAATACGGCGAACCTAAAT TTGGCATGGCAACTGAGGTCTCGTCTACGGAGGGATCGTCGTCGAAGCGCGCGGCCGGTCGCGTTACGGTCACCGTCAACGAACCTACCGTCGCAGAAGACGCGCCGCTACCGAGAGAACAGTTTCTGTGTCCTA tgggTCACAACTTGGAAATAGAACCAATGCAAGTGTTGACTGCCTTGAACGAGTTTATGTCGGTCTTTGTTCCGCCTGAGAAGAAAAAACTTTATGCAATCATGTAA
- the LOC121735413 gene encoding androgen-induced gene 1 protein-like translates to MLKILFHLVGAIQFFYGCYYDYNYVIVPPSPKSPSTFGGKFKYLTYLNAMLQTLYFTIALLNDLIGSEDVTPSEKPLIRRIKDAIFSALAFPISLFVGITFWGIYAVDRELILPKMLDAVFPAWLNHVMHTNILLFTFVELASSFRMYPPRKRGLSILTTFMLAYVVWVHVIYFKSGTWVYPILAVLSWPLRIIFYIFSLMLVFGFYTLGETLNKSIWTKEVEITVKSEKKKAK, encoded by the exons ATGTTGAAAATACTGTTCCACCTAGTCGgcgctattcaatttttttatggttGCTACTACGACTATAATTATGTGATCGTTCCACCTTCACCAAAATCGCCATCAACATTTGGTGGAAAATTCAAATACCTGACTTATTTGAATGCC ATGCTTCAAACCTTATACTTCACCATTGCTCTACTTAATGATTTGATTGGCAGTGAAGATGTTACTCCATCAGAAAAACCTTTAATTCGAAGGATAAAAGATGCTATTTTCAGTGCACTCGCATTCCCCATATCATTATTTGTTGGTATAACTTTTTGGGGAATCTATGCAGTGGACAGAGAACTGATTTTGCCCAAAATGTTGGATGCAGTATTTCCTGCTTGGCTGAACCATGTGATGCACACTAATATCCTTCTATTCACATTTGTAGAACTTGCATCTTCATTCAGAATGTACCCTCCGAGAAAACGGGGATTGTCAATTCTTACAACTTTTATGTTGGCTTACGTAGTTTGGGTTCATGTCATCTATTTCAAGTCTGGTACCTGGGTATATCCCATATTAGCTGTCTTGAGTTGGCCCCTGAGAATAATTTTCTATATTTTCAGTCTTATGCTTGTGTTTGGATTTTATACACTTGGTGAAACTTTGAACAAGTCCATTTGGACCAAAGAGGTTGAGATAACAGTAAAGTCAGAAAAGAAAAaagcgaaataa